TCTTCTTGAGCATAAGAGAAAATTACAGGAATAAAGAGAATACATATTAAAAACGCAATTCGTTTCATGAGCTTATGTTGTAAGGCTAAAGGTACTCAATAATACTATTTCAATAGAAGAATGGAAGGTCATAAAACCTTAAATAATCCATAAAATAGTTCCATTTATCTCCAATTATTGAAATAGTATATTGCTAATCAAATCAATATCATGTACATCACTGATATCATATTGGAATAGCCCATCTTGCCCTACCAAGAACATTCTGTCTTCTCTAATAATCACATCATAAGCATCAATACCACTGATACCTCCAGCCCAAACTAAAGAATATGGATTGGTATAATCATAGATTTCAACTCCATCTCCACTATTACAAACAAAAACATAGTTTTGGTATAAGCCAAGCCCTTTGGGGCCGCTCAAAACCTGAGAACTTAATAGCTTAGGGTATTCTTTATTCTTAATATCCAAAACATCTAATCTATTAACTCCTGATTGCCAATTACAAGAACTGGTACTGTTTAAGGTCACAAAAGCCAAAGTATCATTAGCCACAACAGGATCGCAACTGGTGATATGTTGGTAGAAAGAAAGGTATTTGATATTTGCAGGATTACTGATGTCATAAATATACATTCCATTGATGGAGCCAATAAAAAGGTACTCTTCTAAAGTAAAAACGGTTTCTATTCCGAAGTCCACATTCAACTGACTTAAAAATTGGGGTTCAGCTGTATTGGTAAGATCATATACTTTTAAAGAATACTCATTGATTAAAAACAAATGGTCGCCAGAAATACTAAACTTGGCCATGCTTCCGCCTTGTCCTTGAGTATCACCCCCCGTTGGAACACCCGACTCGCTAGAAGTGGAAGAATCCTTAGTACAAGAAGCCATTATGGCTATAGCCAATACAAAAATGATAAACATATTTTTCATGATAATTTCTATTAATTGGTGGTATAACATTTAGGATCTGACACTTCTGTTTGCACCCAATCCATTACAAATCCTTTCGACTCGTCAACACATTCGAAATAAGTACCATAGGGTACATTCGGTGGATATTTAGAATAGTTGGTCTGATAAACATCCTCTATTCTTTTGGTCAGAATTGGATTAGAAATATTGCTGATATCTATGGTCACTAAATCTTCCAAATTATCCGCATAAAGAGAATTTCCTTTAATGGAAATATCATGATTACCCAAAATCTGTAAGAAACCTATTTTTAGAGGGTTTGCGGGATCACTATTGTCAATCACATGAACACCCAGCCCCACATCACCAATAAATATATACTGATCTTTAATATATATTTTTCCTTGATTCTTCATCTCTTGAGCAGGAAGATAAGTTACTGTTTTGGCTTCAGCATAACTAATATAAATAGGTTTATAAGCCAATTCTAAACTGGCATTGCTTCCACTAAAAAACAGTAAAAACAAGAAGGAATAAAGAACTAATCGTTTCATAAATCGGAATTTATATGTTGAATAATTTGTTTTTGATAGCGTAAAACTACAAAATAAAGACAAAAAAAAATCGACAAAGTTGTTTGCCGATTTTTTTCAAATATGTTTTTATAGTTTATACTCTTCCAGGATATACCTTTAAAGCTTCTTCTAATACTATCATACTACTTTTGAGGTCATCTGTATTTAGGACATAAGAGATTCTGATTTCGTCTTTCCCCAATCCTTCAGTACTATAAAATCCACTGGCAGGGGCAAGCATTACAGTTTGGTTTTCATAAGCAAAATCCTCTAACATCCATTGGCAGAATCTATCAGAATTATCAATAGGAAGTTTAGCTACCACATAAAATGCTCCTTTAGGATTAGGACAATAAACGCCATCCATTTTATTCAAAGACTCCACAACCACATTACGTCTGAGAAGATATTCTTCAATAACCTCCTCAAAATAAGACATTGGTGTTTCTAAAGCAGCCTCGCTAGCTACCTGACCAAAACTTGGAGGACTCAAACGCGCTTGAGCAAACTTCATAGCCGTTGCCATGACTTCTTTGTTCTTACTAATCATACAACCAATACGAAAACCACAAGCTGAATATCTTTTCGATACAGAATCAATCAAGATACTATGCTGATCTAAACCTTCTAAATTCATCACAGAAAAATGCTCTTCTCCATCGTAAACAAACTCACGATAGACTTCATCGGCGATTAAATAAAGATCATATTTTAAAGCAATTTGCTTCAATACTTCAAGCTCATCTTTGCTGTATAAATAACCAGTTGGGTTATTAGGATTACAAACCATGATGGCTTTAGTTTTATCTGTTACCGCTTTCTCAAACTCACTAATTGGAGGAAGAGAGAAACCATCTTTAATATCACTAAAAATAGGTTTTACTTTTACACCAGCATTAGTGGCAAAACCATTATAATTGGCATAGAAAGGCTCTGGGATAATAATTTCATCACCTTCGTCCATAATACTTTGAATAGCAAATAAAATAGCCTCTGAAGCTCCTGCAGTAACAATAATATCATCTGCATCTACACCAATATTATTCTTTTTATAATAAGCGGCTAATTTTTCGCGATATTGCTGATGACCAGCAGAATGGCTATAAGCAACCACTTTTTCATCATAATTTCTAATGGCATCCAAAGCCACTTCGGGTGTCTTAATATCAGGTTGTCCTATATTTAAATGATAAACCTTTACACCTCTTTTTTTTGCTGCTTCAGCATAAGGTACTAATTTACGGATGGGAGACTCCGGCATCAATTTTCCTTTGTTTGATATTCCTGGCATTTTCAAAGTATTAATTAACAATTATCAAAAAAAAATCCTGACTTAAAAAGTCAGGACAAAGGTCTTATATTTTTTTGGTTTTCAAGTAAGTAAAAAACCTATTATTTATTTACAGGAGACATATCCTTGTCAACATTTTTAGTCGGCATAGCTGTATCTGGCTGCGCTAATACTTTACCTTTAATTTTCAAAACTACAGTTGGAGTTTTAGCATTAGAAGTAATAGTAATTGATTTGTGGAAAGACCCTAATCGCTTAGTATCATATTTCACCTTAATAGTATCCGACTGACCTGGCATTAGAGGCTGACGAGACCATTTAGGAATGGTACATCCACATGAAGATTTTACACGAGATAAAATCAAAGGTTCTTTTCCATCATTTGTATAAACAAATACACAATTCCCATCTGCATTCTGGTAAATCGTACCATAATCATGATCAGTAATATCAAAAGTGATAACTGGTGCATTTGGGTTCTCAGTAACCTCAGCAGCATTTTGTGCCATGGCTCCTAGTCCAAAAGTCATGATTAGTGCAAAGGATAATAGAAACTTTTTCATTTTTAAAAGTTTTAAGGGTTAAAATAATAGTTAAAGGGCAAAGTTATAAAATTACAAACACAACAAAGCACATGCCAATCTTTTTTTAACATAATTTACACTGCTAAAAACAGCTATTTCTTATTTTGATGCGCTGGAATATGATTGTGTAATAGAATCCGAATAGAATCAATTTCCCTATACAAGATTATACATTGCACTTAGGCTAATAATAGACTATAGATTTGAGTTTATCGAGTTTTTGAGGATTCTTTTACAATGATATTTGTCTTCTGAAATTGAAATCCGTTTAGCAGAATTATTCTATTACACTTTTTAAAAAGTGCAGCAAAACCTCCGCTGTATCAGCAAGTCTACTCCACAAATGGCTTTTCGGAAAAACAATAAACTCCTCCTTATAGTGACATTCTGCGAATGCTCACTAACGAGCGTCAAACAATATTGTTTTTATTTCCTACAAGCCATTTGCTCCGCTTAACGACTTCCTGACAAGGCGGATGTAGACTTCCGCTGGAAGTCTTTATAAATTTTGCGTGATTGAATTCAAAATCTTTAACTGATTTCTAGTTCATAACAAAATAGACTCAAATATACTTTCTTCATTATAAAATCAGGTATTAATACTCAAAGCATAATTTGTTCTCGAAGACAGTGGGCAGGCCTTTCCCAAACTGGGGGCGGTTCATGGGGGGAATTATTGAATATTTGATTTGTCAGCAAAGGGCCATGGCTTTTAAAGTAATGACATCGAATAAATTTTAAATAGAAACAACTTTTTTTAAATTCAGATAGGAGATTGGATTATAAGGTCATTAGTTTTCTACTTTGGTAGACAAATCAATACTCTATAAGAGGCGGGGAGGCAATTGTTTGGGATGGCTTTTTGCATCCTTTTTTCCACAAAAAAGGATGATAGGATTTTTATACCAAATTAACAATATCACTGGTATATGGGATTATCACATACATTAATAGAAACGACATTGAACCTATCAAAACTTAATATTATGATAAAGTTTCATAAATATTATCATTGTGGAATTTAAATACACTTTTCTTAGCGCATCAAAATAGGATTTAGCCGAAAAATCTTCTATTTTTTTGTAATTTTAAGCCATCATTAAATCATTCAACATGAAAAAACTATACTTATTTAGCCTTATCTTACTACCATTCATCTTATTAGCTCAAAAGAGCACCAATGAATGGACCGTAGTTGCTACCTACGAAATCCCAGGAAAAGCTGGAGGAATCACCTATGATGGTGAATTTTTATACAGCGGATTATATAGTTCTGATGGCGATGACAGCAGGATATTCAAAATCGATCCTGCAGATGGAAGCTACGAGCTACAATGTATTGCTCCCATCGAAGAAGCTTTGGGATTAAGTTTTGATGGAACTCATTTCTGGTCAACAGACCGACAAGGTAGCTATGATCCTGCCTTAGCCGTTGAATTTGATATGGATGGAAACTTCATCAGCAATTTTGAATTGCCAGCCACCTATATTTCGGGAATAGAAAGTATGGAGGATGGCAGCTTTTGGGTGAATGCCTATTACGATCCCAATGGCACTGCTTTTCATGTAGATGATGAAGGAAACGAATTAGGGCAGTTTTCCACACCAAACGACCAACCTTGGGCCATTTGTCAAATGGGTGATGATTTTTGGATTGCAGATTACGATGCTGATATGCTTTATTTAGTAGACGATGCTGGACAAGTGATAGAAAGCCACGAAAGCGTTGGAATTAAGCCCACTGGAGTGGTTTTTGATGGAACATACCTTTGGTATGTCACAGGCCCATCTCAAGCTAACTCTACCCTTTATAAGATAAATCTAAGCGGAGGTGGGAATCCTGTTCTCGACATACAAGCACAGAATATTAATTTGGGAGACCAACTCGTTGACTCCAATACTACATTTGAACTCGAATTTACTAATACTGGCGGAAGTGAAGGTATTTTCACTTTAGGTGATTTGACTGGAATGGGTGGGAATATTATAGAACTAACTGGCTTGCCAGAAACATTAAGTTTAGCACCCTCCTCAAGTGAAACTATTAGTATTTCAGTGGATTTTATTGAAGCTGGAATTATTGATTTGATTCAAGAATTCACGACTAACGATCCCGTAAATCAGGAAATTGAAATTCATATTTTCGGACAATCCACTTACGATGGTCCATTAATAGCTTATGATGATGAAAACTTAGCATTTGATGATGTCAGAAAATTTGCCAGCACCCGTCGCTATATTAAAGTGATGAATACTGGAAATGAAAACCTTGTCATTGACGAAATCTATTTTAATAATGCGGCCTTTTATATAGATGAATACATAACTACGCCTATAGCTATTCCTTCTCTGGATACTTTAGACATTGGAGTTTGGTTTTTCCCTCAAACTGAAGGTGATTTTAGTACCGAATTGTTTATCTCAACAAATACATCTGGGAACCCACCTATCATTGAATTTAGCGCCAATGCTATAAATACTGACAATGGAATAGGAAGCCTTTTATGGAGTCATCAAATAACGGATGGCTACGATCAAAGTCCAAAAGCCATGCTAGGTATAGAGGATGTTTCAGGTGATAATGTTGGCGATGTGATTGTTTGTGCAGAAAATAATCAAGTGATCTGTCTCAATGGAAATAGCTCTGGAACAGCGGATGTATTATGGACTACAGAAATCTATTCGGGAAACGTATATCAGCAAAATGGAATCGATTATTTGGATGATATTGATGAGGATGGTTATGATGATTTTATTATTGGTACTGCTGGTGGAGATAGAGCTATTAATTGTATCTCGGCTAAAACGGGTGAAATCTTATGGAAATTCCAAACCAATGTGATTGGTGATGGTGGTTGGGTTTATCAAGTCTACGGTCAAAAAGATGTAAATGGAGACGGTATAAACGATGCCTTAGCTGCAGTTGGTGATGATGCCAACGATGTGGGCCCAAAATGTATTTTCTTGATAGATGGAAACACAGGTGAGCAAATTTGGAGGTGTGCTTTAAATGGCCCTGGCTTTGGTGTGATTGCCGTTGAAGATTTTACTGGTGATGGTCAAGTTGATGTGATTGGTGGCGGAAGTAATAATGCAGAAACCCAAGGAAAAGTATTTGGAATTGATGGCAGCAATGGACAAATAGAATGGGATTTTAATGTAAATGGAACCTCTGTTTGGGCTTTAGCTCCATTAGGAGATTTGAATAATGATAATGTTCCTGATATCATGGCTGGTGATTTTAGCGGACAGTATTATTTCCTTGATGCCACCAATGGTAATGAAATAGAAAATGGTAGCATAGGCAATAATCTCATCCTTCGACTTTTAAACCTTGGAGATATTTCTGAGGATGGCTTCGATGATATATTAATTGCCAGCTCATCAACCAACACCTATCTTATTGATGGATATACTGCTGATGCTGTTTGGTCAGCCAATTTAGATGACAAGTCGTGGAATGTAGCTGTGGCTAATGATTTAAATGAAGATGGATTTAACGATGTGATGGTGGGTTCTTTGTTTAGCAATAATTACTCCTATTTCTTAGATGGTGCCACTGGTGATGAGATGAGTAAAAAAGCTGCCGCCTCTCCTATTGATGCCTTATGCAGCACCGATGACGCTTGTAGAGATTACACCATAGAAATGGTAGTAGGAGATAGAGATGGTTTGGTGAGCTGCTATAGCGGTGGAATTGACGGAACGGTGTCTATTCCAGAAAATGACAATCTGATTTCTGAGGAGTCTAATTCA
This region of Lentimicrobium sp. L6 genomic DNA includes:
- a CDS encoding LVIVD repeat-containing protein, which codes for MKNMFIIFVLAIAIMASCTKDSSTSSESGVPTGGDTQGQGGSMAKFSISGDHLFLINEYSLKVYDLTNTAEPQFLSQLNVDFGIETVFTLEEYLFIGSINGMYIYDISNPANIKYLSFYQHITSCDPVVANDTLAFVTLNSTSSCNWQSGVNRLDVLDIKNKEYPKLLSSQVLSGPKGLGLYQNYVFVCNSGDGVEIYDYTNPYSLVWAGGISGIDAYDVIIREDRMFLVGQDGLFQYDISDVHDIDLISNILFQ
- a CDS encoding pyridoxal phosphate-dependent aminotransferase, translating into MPGISNKGKLMPESPIRKLVPYAEAAKKRGVKVYHLNIGQPDIKTPEVALDAIRNYDEKVVAYSHSAGHQQYREKLAAYYKKNNIGVDADDIIVTAGASEAILFAIQSIMDEGDEIIIPEPFYANYNGFATNAGVKVKPIFSDIKDGFSLPPISEFEKAVTDKTKAIMVCNPNNPTGYLYSKDELEVLKQIALKYDLYLIADEVYREFVYDGEEHFSVMNLEGLDQHSILIDSVSKRYSACGFRIGCMISKNKEVMATAMKFAQARLSPPSFGQVASEAALETPMSYFEEVIEEYLLRRNVVVESLNKMDGVYCPNPKGAFYVVAKLPIDNSDRFCQWMLEDFAYENQTVMLAPASGFYSTEGLGKDEIRISYVLNTDDLKSSMIVLEEALKVYPGRV
- a CDS encoding DUF1573 domain-containing protein — its product is MKKFLLSFALIMTFGLGAMAQNAAEVTENPNAPVITFDITDHDYGTIYQNADGNCVFVYTNDGKEPLILSRVKSSCGCTIPKWSRQPLMPGQSDTIKVKYDTKRLGSFHKSITITSNAKTPTVVLKIKGKVLAQPDTAMPTKNVDKDMSPVNK
- a CDS encoding PQQ-binding-like beta-propeller repeat protein; this encodes MKKLYLFSLILLPFILLAQKSTNEWTVVATYEIPGKAGGITYDGEFLYSGLYSSDGDDSRIFKIDPADGSYELQCIAPIEEALGLSFDGTHFWSTDRQGSYDPALAVEFDMDGNFISNFELPATYISGIESMEDGSFWVNAYYDPNGTAFHVDDEGNELGQFSTPNDQPWAICQMGDDFWIADYDADMLYLVDDAGQVIESHESVGIKPTGVVFDGTYLWYVTGPSQANSTLYKINLSGGGNPVLDIQAQNINLGDQLVDSNTTFELEFTNTGGSEGIFTLGDLTGMGGNIIELTGLPETLSLAPSSSETISISVDFIEAGIIDLIQEFTTNDPVNQEIEIHIFGQSTYDGPLIAYDDENLAFDDVRKFASTRRYIKVMNTGNENLVIDEIYFNNAAFYIDEYITTPIAIPSLDTLDIGVWFFPQTEGDFSTELFISTNTSGNPPIIEFSANAINTDNGIGSLLWSHQITDGYDQSPKAMLGIEDVSGDNVGDVIVCAENNQVICLNGNSSGTADVLWTTEIYSGNVYQQNGIDYLDDIDEDGYDDFIIGTAGGDRAINCISAKTGEILWKFQTNVIGDGGWVYQVYGQKDVNGDGINDALAAVGDDANDVGPKCIFLIDGNTGEQIWRCALNGPGFGVIAVEDFTGDGQVDVIGGGSNNAETQGKVFGIDGSNGQIEWDFNVNGTSVWALAPLGDLNNDNVPDIMAGDFSGQYYFLDATNGNEIENGSIGNNLILRLLNLGDISEDGFDDILIASSSTNTYLIDGYTADAVWSANLDDKSWNVAVANDLNEDGFNDVMVGSLFSNNYSYFLDGATGDEMSKKAAASPIDALCSTDDACRDYTIEMVVGDRDGLVSCYSGGIDGTVSIPENDNLISEESNSFSISPNPIINDIQINTTWNSEERVDLVLVETASGKSWSLGSQEISQGDNEFNISISSSLKSQLSSGLYFIKLKGKDMKKAEKMIYLKK